A window of the Pseudomonadales bacterium genome harbors these coding sequences:
- the guaA gene encoding glutamine-hydrolyzing GMP synthase produces MHQDIHAERILILDFGSQYTQLIARRVREIGVYSEIHAFDMAADAIKTFNPRAIILAGGPESVTEELTPRAPQMVFEMGVPVLGICYGMQTMATQLGGEVQASDEREFGYARVAVEGQSQLLEGIADHLDESGKALLDVWMSHGDKVTQMPQGFTLLASTESAPIAGMYDETRHFYGVQFHPEVTHTLQGLRILEHFIKNIAGCEGLWTPAHIIEDAITKVRDQVGKDKVLLGLSGGVDSSVVAALLKRAIGEQLTCVFVDNGLLRKHEGDQVMDMFAKNMGVRVIRVDAEDEFLARLKGVDDPEKKRKIIGNAFIEIFDREAETLKDVRWLAQGTIYPDVIESAAAKTGKAHVIKSHHNVGGLPDDMKLELVEPLRELFKDEVRKVGLELGLPYDMVYRHPFPGPGLGVRILGEVKKEYADILREADAIFIEELYAADYYHKTSQAFTVFMPVKSVGVVGDARQYEYVVAIRAVETIDFMTARWAHLPYELLERVSGRIINEVKGISRVAYDISSKPPATIEWE; encoded by the coding sequence ATGCATCAAGACATACATGCCGAACGTATTCTTATTTTGGACTTCGGTTCTCAATATACTCAGTTGATTGCACGGCGTGTACGCGAAATTGGCGTCTATAGTGAAATCCACGCTTTTGACATGGCTGCCGATGCGATCAAGACATTTAACCCACGAGCTATTATTTTGGCTGGTGGTCCCGAATCGGTTACCGAGGAGCTCACGCCACGGGCCCCGCAAATGGTTTTTGAAATGGGGGTGCCGGTATTAGGTATTTGTTACGGCATGCAAACGATGGCGACACAACTGGGCGGGGAAGTGCAGGCTTCTGATGAACGTGAGTTCGGTTATGCGCGGGTTGCGGTTGAGGGACAAAGCCAATTACTGGAGGGTATTGCCGATCACTTGGATGAGTCCGGAAAAGCACTACTTGATGTCTGGATGAGTCATGGCGATAAAGTAACGCAGATGCCGCAGGGCTTTACTCTGTTAGCGTCGACGGAGTCCGCGCCGATAGCGGGGATGTATGATGAGACAAGACATTTTTATGGTGTTCAATTCCATCCGGAAGTTACACACACCCTGCAAGGTCTGCGAATTCTGGAACATTTCATTAAAAATATTGCCGGTTGCGAAGGACTGTGGACGCCCGCGCATATTATTGAGGATGCCATTACCAAAGTGCGTGATCAGGTAGGCAAGGATAAAGTGCTGTTAGGCTTGTCGGGTGGTGTTGATTCCTCCGTTGTTGCGGCACTGTTGAAACGTGCAATTGGCGAACAACTGACCTGTGTGTTTGTCGATAACGGTTTGTTGCGCAAGCATGAAGGTGATCAGGTTATGGACATGTTCGCTAAAAATATGGGCGTACGGGTTATCCGCGTCGATGCCGAAGATGAGTTTTTGGCGCGCTTGAAAGGCGTTGATGATCCAGAGAAAAAACGTAAAATCATCGGCAACGCATTTATCGAGATATTTGACCGTGAAGCCGAAACGCTCAAGGATGTACGTTGGTTGGCGCAGGGGACTATCTACCCGGATGTGATTGAATCCGCCGCCGCGAAAACCGGCAAGGCGCATGTGATCAAATCGCACCATAATGTTGGCGGTTTGCCGGATGACATGAAGCTGGAATTGGTAGAACCGCTACGAGAATTGTTTAAAGATGAAGTACGTAAAGTCGGTCTGGAATTGGGTCTGCCCTACGACATGGTTTACCGTCACCCGTTCCCCGGTCCCGGTCTTGGCGTGCGTATTCTCGGCGAGGTTAAAAAAGAATACGCTGATATTTTACGCGAAGCGGATGCAATCTTTATTGAAGAACTGTATGCAGCGGACTATTACCATAAAACCAGCCAAGCTTTTACCGTTTTTATGCCGGTGAAATCGGTAGGCGTGGTGGGCGATGCGCGCCAATATGAATACGTTGTTGCCATTCGAGCGGTGGAAACCATCGACTTTATGACAGCGCGTTGGGCACATTTGCCTTATGAATTGTTAGAACGTGTCTC
- a CDS encoding peptidoglycan DD-metalloendopeptidase family protein, whose translation MLFTSWLFLLASSGVEAKTDFPQHSPVPGGVALVSIPRSLTSDASVPKVYFEKNRVMVLPTNEPEAQWIAVIGIPLSAKPGPQQLQFMDADAKENTLVFEVKPKTYEEQRIQLNNKRQVNPLKQDLERIQREQSEMVSAFKSWHSTSLEFSRFELPTKGEISSPFGLRRFFNDQPRNPHSGLDIAAPEGTPIYAPASGQVMTTGNYFFNGNTVLINHNNGLVTMYCHMHDINVAPGDSLEKGALLGFVGKTGRATGAHLHWSVSLNNTRVDPVLLLDHK comes from the coding sequence ATGCTTTTTACCAGCTGGTTATTCTTGCTAGCAAGCAGTGGCGTCGAAGCCAAAACTGACTTCCCTCAACACAGTCCGGTTCCGGGTGGTGTCGCACTGGTCAGCATACCCCGCTCGCTAACGTCTGACGCCAGCGTACCGAAAGTCTACTTTGAAAAAAATCGAGTAATGGTTTTACCTACAAATGAGCCGGAGGCGCAATGGATAGCCGTGATAGGGATTCCTCTTTCCGCCAAACCGGGGCCGCAGCAGTTGCAGTTCATGGATGCAGACGCAAAGGAAAACACCCTCGTCTTTGAGGTCAAGCCAAAAACCTATGAAGAACAACGTATTCAGCTGAACAACAAGCGACAGGTCAACCCGTTAAAACAGGACCTTGAGCGTATTCAGCGCGAGCAGTCGGAAATGGTCAGCGCCTTTAAAAGCTGGCACTCCACCTCGCTAGAATTTTCTCGTTTTGAACTTCCCACCAAAGGTGAAATCAGCAGCCCTTTTGGACTCCGTCGCTTTTTTAATGATCAGCCCAGAAACCCGCATAGTGGCTTGGATATTGCCGCCCCAGAAGGGACACCCATTTACGCCCCTGCCAGCGGACAAGTCATGACAACCGGCAATTACTTTTTCAACGGGAATACGGTGTTGATAAACCATAACAATGGCTTAGTTACCATGTATTGCCACATGCACGACATTAACGTTGCCCCCGGCGACTCACTTGAAAAAGGGGCGCTACTTGGCTTCGTCGGTAAGACGGGCCGTGCCACAGGGGCTCATCTTCACTGGTCCGTCAGTCTGAATAATACGCGTGTTGACCCGGTCCTGCTGCTAGACCACAAATAA
- a CDS encoding exodeoxyribonuclease VII large subunit, translating to MRDTQITAKKIYSVGELNRHARNLIESEFSQLWVEGEVSNFVRAASGHWYFSLKDEQAQVRCAMFSSRNRTLGFLPKDGAHVILRGKASIYEGRGEFQLIAENLMPAGEGLLQQRFEALKQKLAVEGLFSNDYKQPIPMLPRHIGVITSPTGAAIHDILTVLQRRFPALPVTLIPTAVQGAEAAKQIINAIALANNALEIAPFDVLIVGRGGGSLEDLWCFNEEEVARAIFASKIPIISAVGHETDFTIADFVADLRAPTPSAAAEIVAPDQDEWQRNLIAYRQYLGDAIKRQLSQRNIALNAIQKRLRHPGRRLQDYAQRLDYIETRLSHAASSGLKLRRARLAHIFAELRQHLPSHQIKRLALQNKQMEQRLCASIKQILFNQQRQLQSKAQQLNAFNPLETLHRGYAIIMDQNEQIVRNAVQVEVGDRVTARLASGRLHCLVDGVEE from the coding sequence ATGCGCGATACTCAGATTACAGCTAAAAAAATATATTCAGTCGGCGAATTAAACCGCCATGCTCGCAATCTTATCGAAAGCGAATTCAGCCAGCTCTGGGTCGAGGGCGAAGTTTCCAATTTTGTCCGCGCAGCTTCCGGTCATTGGTATTTTAGTCTCAAGGACGAGCAGGCTCAGGTTCGCTGCGCTATGTTCAGTAGCCGTAACCGGACCCTCGGATTTCTGCCCAAAGATGGCGCTCATGTCATACTGCGGGGCAAAGCCAGCATTTATGAGGGCCGTGGTGAATTTCAGCTCATTGCTGAAAATTTGATGCCTGCAGGGGAAGGCTTGCTTCAACAACGGTTTGAGGCGCTGAAGCAAAAACTTGCTGTCGAAGGCTTATTCTCTAACGATTACAAGCAACCCATACCTATGCTACCACGCCATATTGGCGTAATCACCTCTCCGACAGGAGCAGCAATTCACGATATTTTGACCGTCTTACAACGGCGGTTTCCAGCACTACCTGTCACCCTCATTCCTACAGCAGTGCAAGGTGCCGAGGCAGCTAAACAGATTATTAACGCGATAGCGCTGGCTAATAATGCACTGGAAATAGCGCCCTTCGATGTACTGATTGTTGGACGCGGTGGCGGCTCGCTGGAAGATTTGTGGTGTTTCAATGAAGAAGAGGTCGCCCGTGCCATCTTCGCTAGTAAAATTCCGATCATCTCAGCAGTCGGACATGAAACAGATTTCACCATTGCTGATTTCGTTGCCGATTTACGCGCTCCCACCCCTTCCGCCGCCGCGGAAATCGTTGCGCCAGACCAGGACGAATGGCAGCGTAATCTGATTGCTTACCGGCAATATTTGGGCGACGCGATAAAACGTCAATTATCACAACGAAACATCGCCCTTAACGCCATACAAAAAAGACTACGCCATCCGGGCCGGCGACTACAGGATTATGCACAGCGTTTGGATTATATCGAAACTCGTCTTTCACATGCGGCTAGCAGCGGGCTAAAACTACGCCGAGCTAGGCTTGCACACATTTTTGCGGAATTAAGGCAGCACTTACCATCGCACCAAATCAAGCGCCTGGCTTTACAAAACAAGCAAATGGAGCAAAGGTTATGCGCATCGATCAAACAAATACTTTTTAATCAGCAGCGCCAATTACAATCCAAAGCGCAGCAGCTCAACGCTTTTAACCCTTTGGAAACCCTGCATCGGGGTTACGCCATTATCATGGATCAAAACGAGCAAATCGTTCGGAATGCTGTTCAGGTCGAAGTGGGTGACCGGGTGACGGCCAGATTGGCATCAGGTCGTCTGCATTGTCTGGTTGATGGAGTTGAGGAATGA
- the guaB gene encoding IMP dehydrogenase yields the protein MPMLRIAEDALTFDDVLLLPAYSQVLPKDVSLKTRLTRTINLNIPLVSAAMDTVTESRLAIAMAQEGGIGIIHKNYSVEQQAREVRAVKKYESGVVKDPITVTPDKTVRELIDITRHYNISGVPVVDASGLVGIVTSRDFRFEDNLSRKVSEIMTPKERLITVKEGATAAAVKSLLHKYRIEKVLVVNDEFQLRGLMTVKDIFKSEAFPNACKDGQGQLRVGAAVGTGVETPDRVAALVEAGVDVIVVDTAHGHSEGVISRVKWVKQHYPHIQVIGGNIATGEAAKALADVGVDAVKVGIGPGSICTTRIVTGIGVPQITAVANVAKALKEYDIPLIADGGVRFSGDLAKALVAGAHAIMVGSLLAGSDEAPGEVELYQGRTFKAYRGMGSLGAMGQSNGSSDRYFQDKDAGVEKLVPEGIEGRVPCKGPLSSIVLQMIGGLRASMGYTGCADIEELRTKPTFVRVTNAGMNESHVHDVAITKEAPNYRVS from the coding sequence GTGCCTATGTTGCGTATTGCTGAAGATGCCCTCACCTTTGACGACGTACTCCTGCTGCCAGCCTATTCCCAAGTGCTGCCTAAGGACGTCTCTTTAAAAACGCGGCTTACGCGTACTATAAACCTGAATATCCCTCTGGTTTCGGCGGCAATGGATACCGTCACCGAATCGCGACTTGCGATTGCTATGGCGCAGGAAGGGGGTATCGGTATTATTCATAAAAATTATTCCGTCGAACAACAGGCCCGCGAAGTCAGAGCGGTCAAAAAATATGAGAGTGGGGTTGTGAAAGATCCCATTACCGTTACGCCCGATAAAACGGTGCGGGAATTAATCGACATTACGCGTCATTACAATATTTCCGGCGTACCGGTGGTGGACGCGAGCGGTTTGGTGGGAATAGTCACTTCACGGGATTTTCGCTTTGAGGACAACTTAAGCCGCAAAGTGTCAGAAATCATGACACCGAAAGAGCGACTGATTACGGTAAAAGAAGGCGCGACTGCCGCAGCGGTAAAATCCTTACTGCACAAATATCGTATCGAAAAAGTACTGGTCGTAAACGACGAGTTTCAGCTACGAGGCCTGATGACCGTCAAAGATATCTTCAAGTCGGAAGCATTCCCGAACGCCTGTAAAGATGGGCAAGGTCAATTAAGAGTGGGCGCGGCTGTTGGAACTGGTGTGGAAACCCCGGATCGGGTAGCGGCATTAGTGGAAGCGGGTGTTGACGTCATAGTTGTTGATACTGCACACGGCCATTCAGAGGGTGTGATTAGTCGCGTAAAATGGGTGAAGCAGCATTATCCGCATATTCAGGTGATTGGCGGTAATATTGCCACTGGTGAGGCAGCGAAAGCCTTGGCGGATGTGGGTGTGGATGCGGTCAAAGTGGGTATTGGCCCTGGCTCGATTTGTACTACCCGTATAGTCACGGGCATTGGTGTGCCCCAGATTACAGCAGTGGCGAATGTGGCGAAGGCACTTAAAGAGTATGATATTCCGCTGATTGCTGATGGCGGCGTACGTTTTTCCGGCGACTTGGCCAAGGCATTGGTAGCCGGTGCACATGCGATTATGGTCGGTAGTTTGTTGGCTGGTTCCGATGAGGCGCCCGGCGAGGTGGAGCTATATCAGGGACGAACTTTCAAAGCCTATCGTGGTATGGGGTCGCTTGGTGCGATGGGACAGTCAAATGGCTCCAGTGATCGCTATTTTCAAGATAAAGATGCTGGTGTAGAAAAGCTTGTGCCGGAAGGTATTGAGGGACGAGTGCCTTGTAAAGGCCCCTTATCTTCTATTGTCCTGCAAATGATAGGTGGTTTGCGCGCCAGCATGGGTTACACAGGCTGCGCTGACATTGAAGAGCTGCGCACCAAGCCAACGTTTGTCAGGGTAACCAATGCTGGTATGAATGAAAGCCATGTCCATGATGTTGCCATCACCAAGGAAGCACCGAATTATCGGGTGAGCTAA
- a CDS encoding response regulator, with translation MSQMKRFTVAAKFNSVVVIFSLIITTGVVAYLTFREYSYAQERLLFEAVSSTALPGHVQELAIYYAEPELLEHVMSSLLKNPSLDYAAIYDYKNKLITQKNKRTLDAIPSISQARQQTDALEQSTYTYEGNISGDKYYDLVIPIFSPINPSFKMLEKEDFVKNLADFGPGRSQYVMGYVRLGLNQATIIKQTIDYFMVLSIVALCLVLLSTLVSMVITRRITAPLKELVKISKRISEGDFDVRMPSNNSYEIKEVASSMNYMIKSVEAYQTKLKTSHELLALKVKERTAQLSDSNKQLQKAISEAVSAKDIAEHASRAKSEFLATMSHEIRTPLNGVLGMTDMLTKTALSREQQKFTSVIQESGRALLDVINDILDFSKIEAGKLELNATRFNLRRLVEDIINMFASLAHNKGLSLNYSIPQNLNLTVEADSVRLRQILSNLISNAIKFTHKGEIHLSLKLVSTQSGRSRIRFEVNDTGIGINKSKLDQIFLAFTQEDGSTTRKFGGTGLGLAISKQLIALMGGEIKVTSQPGKGTQFWFEVEMQTEIDQSHPPKSQADLLQHLKILVLEPADQRVRQVVEEWKIKCDSVDAVDRLTERLRENSSEQDQYNTLIFQAGLIGDHQADLLTLIKSEQMAHRFQILWINSPLQPINTEPFEAVAERLVTLSQPLHQSDLYDSLVSLAMVKDEFTKAPAVASVDQTSTIRPNAKFSAKVLLAEDTVVNQEVAITMLEWLGCEATLAKNGQEAADLFVSGNFDLVFMDCQMPVMDGYAATSAIRNKEGFSNVTRNAEHTTHTPIIALTANAVEGEREKCLAAGMDDFLTKPFRHQDIEAMLKKWLPVKAINKQETIASVRDIPEPAPTQKDNSRLVTESPSNDSANKKVTSINRKSLDNLRAIQTPGGADIVSKVINAYLSESSNLLKKLQQAKNDNDPANLYKLAHALKSSSANVGALTLADFCKSLEAIGRGGSMEGTAELVESIKNEYHNATSQLKHELDNDYGKQASA, from the coding sequence ATGAGCCAAATGAAACGCTTTACCGTTGCTGCAAAATTCAATAGCGTAGTGGTTATTTTTAGTTTAATCATCACGACTGGTGTGGTTGCGTATTTAACTTTTCGAGAATATTCCTACGCCCAAGAGCGCCTCCTTTTTGAGGCAGTTTCTTCTACCGCTCTCCCCGGTCACGTCCAAGAATTGGCCATCTATTACGCCGAGCCAGAGCTGCTAGAGCATGTCATGAGTTCCTTGCTAAAAAACCCATCGTTAGACTATGCCGCAATCTACGATTACAAAAACAAATTGATTACGCAGAAAAACAAGAGAACGCTCGATGCCATCCCCAGCATTAGCCAAGCCAGACAACAAACTGACGCTTTGGAACAATCAACTTATACTTATGAGGGTAATATCAGTGGCGACAAATATTATGATTTGGTGATCCCGATTTTTTCACCAATCAACCCCAGTTTTAAAATGCTTGAAAAAGAGGATTTTGTAAAAAACCTGGCGGATTTCGGCCCCGGTCGCAGCCAATACGTTATGGGCTATGTTCGCTTGGGTCTGAATCAAGCGACCATCATCAAACAAACTATTGATTACTTTATGGTTCTCTCCATCGTAGCATTATGCCTAGTGCTGTTAAGCACCTTGGTATCGATGGTCATTACTCGCCGTATTACTGCGCCATTAAAAGAGTTGGTAAAAATTTCTAAACGCATTTCTGAAGGCGATTTTGACGTCAGAATGCCAAGCAACAACTCTTATGAAATAAAAGAAGTCGCCTCTAGCATGAATTACATGATCAAGAGCGTGGAGGCTTATCAAACCAAGTTGAAAACCAGCCATGAACTACTCGCCCTAAAAGTAAAAGAGCGTACCGCGCAACTTTCAGATAGTAACAAACAATTGCAAAAGGCTATTTCCGAGGCTGTCTCAGCAAAAGATATCGCTGAGCACGCAAGCCGCGCCAAGAGTGAATTTCTAGCCACTATGAGCCATGAAATCAGAACTCCGCTGAATGGAGTTCTCGGCATGACGGATATGCTGACAAAAACAGCACTTTCCCGCGAGCAACAAAAATTCACCAGCGTCATTCAAGAATCCGGGCGGGCTCTGCTGGATGTAATCAATGACATCCTGGATTTTTCAAAAATTGAAGCTGGCAAACTCGAACTAAACGCTACTCGCTTTAATTTGCGCAGACTCGTCGAAGATATCATTAATATGTTCGCTAGCCTCGCCCACAATAAAGGACTGTCGCTTAATTACAGTATTCCCCAAAATTTGAACCTAACGGTAGAAGCCGATAGCGTCAGGCTACGTCAGATTCTTTCCAATCTAATTAGCAATGCCATCAAATTCACACACAAAGGTGAAATTCATTTATCACTCAAGTTAGTCAGCACTCAGTCTGGTAGAAGCCGTATCCGCTTTGAAGTGAATGACACCGGCATCGGTATTAATAAGAGCAAACTAGATCAAATTTTCCTGGCATTCACTCAAGAAGATGGTTCAACTACCAGAAAATTTGGTGGCACCGGGTTGGGGTTGGCTATCTCTAAACAACTCATCGCACTGATGGGCGGAGAAATCAAGGTGACAAGCCAACCGGGCAAGGGCACTCAGTTCTGGTTCGAAGTGGAAATGCAAACAGAAATTGACCAAAGTCACCCACCCAAGTCGCAAGCCGATTTACTTCAGCATCTTAAAATCCTCGTGCTTGAGCCAGCAGATCAACGAGTGAGACAAGTCGTTGAAGAGTGGAAAATAAAATGCGATTCCGTCGACGCGGTCGACCGCCTGACAGAACGCCTGAGAGAAAATTCATCGGAGCAAGACCAATATAATACATTGATCTTTCAAGCTGGTCTCATAGGTGACCATCAGGCTGACCTGCTGACATTGATAAAATCCGAACAAATGGCGCACAGGTTCCAAATACTTTGGATTAACTCGCCTCTGCAACCAATCAACACAGAACCATTTGAAGCCGTGGCGGAAAGGCTGGTTACGCTCAGCCAACCATTACACCAATCCGATCTCTATGACTCCCTTGTGAGCTTAGCAATGGTCAAAGATGAGTTTACCAAAGCACCCGCGGTAGCCAGTGTAGACCAAACCAGCACCATACGACCCAACGCCAAGTTCTCCGCCAAAGTGCTGTTGGCGGAAGACACCGTGGTCAACCAAGAAGTCGCGATAACCATGCTGGAATGGCTTGGCTGTGAGGCTACACTTGCCAAAAATGGTCAGGAAGCAGCCGATCTTTTCGTGTCCGGCAATTTCGATTTAGTTTTTATGGACTGTCAAATGCCCGTGATGGACGGCTACGCGGCAACCTCAGCGATTCGAAACAAAGAAGGCTTTAGTAATGTCACTAGAAATGCTGAACACACGACCCACACACCTATCATTGCACTGACAGCTAACGCCGTTGAAGGTGAACGGGAAAAATGTTTAGCAGCAGGCATGGATGATTTTTTGACTAAGCCATTCCGACATCAAGACATTGAGGCTATGCTCAAAAAATGGTTACCTGTTAAAGCCATCAACAAGCAGGAAACCATTGCATCAGTAAGAGATATTCCAGAGCCTGCGCCCACCCAGAAGGACAATTCACGCCTGGTTACGGAGTCTCCGAGCAATGACTCAGCAAACAAGAAGGTCACCAGCATTAACCGTAAATCACTGGATAATCTCAGGGCTATTCAGACACCGGGCGGTGCTGATATTGTCAGCAAAGTGATTAACGCTTATCTGTCCGAGTCTTCCAATCTGTTGAAAAAATTACAGCAAGCGAAAAATGATAATGACCCCGCCAATCTATACAAGCTCGCACATGCCCTTAAATCCAGCAGCGCCAATGTCGGTGCTTTGACACTTGCCGATTTCTGTAAATCATTGGAAGCGATTGGTCGCGGGGGCTCCATGGAAGGGACGGCAGAATTAGTCGAGTCGATTAAAAACGAGTACCACAACGCAACCTCCCAATTAAAACATGAGCTAGATAATGACTATGGAAAGCAAGCCTCTGCCTAA